ataataatttttccCAGACGACCTCTTTGAACCAAGGATGGTTTTTGACGTCCTCTGTACCATTTTGTAAGTTACCCAGTCTTTGACTCAAATCCCTTGTGATCAACCTACTCAACAAATCCTTGACATCTtcgttgaaaaatggtGGAAATCTTAACTCGGcattcaagattttctcATAAGTTTTCATTGTATTCGAGTCATAAAATGGAGTGTATCCGGCCAGCATTTCGTAAATAAGTATGCCAAAACTCCACCAATCGATGGATTTATTATAAGGCTTTGTACTGACTACTTCAGGCGCTATGTAATCTGGAGTACCACATAACGTGTATGTGACGTCAGGAACGTATTTTGCAAACCCAAAATCGGTTATCTTGATATGTCCGTTCTTATCTAGAAGGATATTTTCAGGTTTCAAGTCCCTGTAAATGATATCTTTGCTATGCAAGTATTCCAGAGCCAGACACACTTCTGCGGCATAAAATTTAGCGACTGGATTAGGGAATCTTTGGGACTTTCTTAGAAGAGAGAACAACTCTCCACCCTCAATATAATCCATAATCATAAAAATCTGCTGAGAATCTTGAAAAGTCCCCCACATTCTGATTATAAATGGATGTGTCACGATGGAAAGCATCAATCGCTCATCGTTTGTATGTTCCACCTGCTTCAATCTCACcacaatttccttttttaaCACTTTCATGGCATAATATCTGCCATTGTGCCTTGATCTGATTAAGTGAACCCTACCAAAAGAGCCGGTCCCCAATGTTCTCAATATTTGGAAGTCCTGTAGACTGTATTTTCCTCCTGTAACCCTTGCCTGTGAGATGAATTGCTTATATTGCTCTTCGTTGTAATAAGTCACCTGTGAATGTTTCGGTTTCTCTTGAGTTTCCTCACTCTCGTTTTCTGCATCCTTGTCTTCATTTTCGCCTTTTGTAGCAgttgtttccttttcacTTCCTTCATCCGTATGTGATTCCTCACCTTGTCTATCATCTAAAGGCTTTTGACCACCTTCATTCTGTTCCTCAGTCGACataaccaaaaaaagtggAGTTTTCACGCAATCAATTACTGTTCATGCACTGGTTAAGCTAAAAGAACACTGTTTTGAGTGCTACCTTCGATGCTGATAAAAGAGGCAAGCAAAtcaatatgaaaaataaagtatgaacaaagaaagattgTAGACTCCTAATGTTTACCGGCTTAAGGTTTCAAATGAACGCAATCGCAGCTTCAATGGAGTAGCACACCTGAATGCCCAACTTTGCTGACCAAAGACGGTGGatgaataatttttcaagcaaAGGGATACTATCTCCCCCTTGATTATTATGTCAGATAATTGTCAGATCCCGCCCCTCCCCCCTAATAGCGCGAAAAAGATCATCGTGAAGATGCGGAAAAAAGCCAATGTGCCATAGGAATCATGTCTTTACTAGACTAAAGAATAGAGCAAGACCTCAGAGAATTGGTGGAAGACCTGCAGGATGGCCGAGAATAACAACTTAGATTTTAACGAGGGAATAACGACAATAAATAGTACGTAGGATATATAATAGTCTAAGAATCGTTCAGTGGGGGGTGACTGTAAATCCTCAGGAAAAATGTCAAGAAGATGGCAACAATACTTGTTGAGAACGGTATATACATAAACAGGCTGGGGTTGACGGAGACTGTGCTGCCGTACAACTCAAGCAGGACGGGCGGAATGATAAGCATAACGCATGATCTTACCAAGGCCATTGCTCCGAACATCTCACCCGTATGGTTTTTTGAGGTATATTTAATGATACCCGATTGCAAAGTTGGTGAGCAAAAGGCGCTTAGTGCTTGTAAAAGAGCAAAGACCACCATCGAAGTGGAACTTTTCTGGCCAAATTGTATCATGACGAAGAGACTCAGTGTTATGACTATCATAGAAAATCGGATACAAAAGATGTCTATCTTATCTATTGAATGGTTCAAATGTTGATAAATTCGTTTCAGCACATATAGTAACGCAGGCGACACGATCAGTAAAACAATACCTCTCCCAATACCCAATATTGATATGAAATAGCCCAACTCCACCGCATGCCACTTGTATTCGTATGTAGAGAATAAAACCAATGCTGGCATACATGACGTCGTACCGCAGACGAATAATATATCGAGTACCACGAGTAATATAACAGTTTGCCGCGGCACTAAAGAACCTGTGCTGTCTGGTTTCAGCCACAGTTTTTTTACTGGAGCGAGCAGATCCATTAGCCTCCTTATTtggaatttactataagtaATAGATTGATACTTTCGTGTATCGTCAGAACCTGATTGTGATCTTAGTTTTTCCCTCCTCTTGGTATAACTTGACTGCGAAAGGGCCAGCTGAGTTTCATGACGGGGTTCCACCATGAGAGTTTCACATATTATGAGCGCTAGCGTGACGAATACTATAGCTGTGTAGATGGGGATAAAACCATTGCCATGGGTCCACTTGACTAGGAAAGATCCAAGCATGGGACCTACACCCATGGTGGCATAGATACAGCTCATCATTATCCCTATTGTCACCATTCTATGTTCAGTTTTCACTACATCTGACACGTAACTATTCCCATTTGCCACTAATGCAAATAACCCGCCGAATGATGGGACAATACAGGCAGTAAGAATAATGGCCCATTTATGGTACCTCATCTTGGATGATAGAGTAAACACGTGCGTCAAAAGTCCAATGATTCTGATACCGCTCATGTATTTGAAAACGCGAACTCTACCTATCCTATCGGATAATTCTCCCCATTTACCTGCCATAAAAATGCTGATTGCTCCAGCTATCATCATAgtagaggaagaaataCTGGAGACTATCATCTGTACAGTTACGGCATCATAATGTCCATCTTCATCTGCAATTCCCTCGGCCACTTTATCCATTACCAGCGGTATTGTAGCCGTCATAGATATAGATTCCGCAATACATATAATCATAACAATACCATACAAGCAAAAAAGCTTTCTGCGTCCATGCTCTCCCTCAATGCTCTTGGCAACACTCAAAATACTGGGGGAACCATACCGTACAGAAACACGACCATTGTTCTCCGCAGTTCCATCAATATCGGCATCAATATCGGCATTATCGTCTTGTTTGATAATTCCTTCCAATACGTTAATTCCCGTCGTTTCCAGCAAATAATCCATTTCATCTGGAGACATCAAACGCGTCATTTCGTCTTCGTCTGTCATTGTTCTGCTTTGATCTTTGCGACTTGAAGAGACGCAGGTAAAATGCAAAAGCAGGCGTTTTATAATCtattgaactttttcttcttgaagatcAGCCAGCCCTTCCTCTTGTTGGATTTTTCTAGaaaccctttttttttattttccagaAAGGGCAGAAAAACCGGGATATCGTCCAGAGTCCAATAGCGAGTATTAAGTGTACCATGGCGTTGTGAGATGTATAGCACATGAGGGTCTAGGTTCTCGGCAAAGAAGGCAGTTCTCCTGTGATGTTTGAGGTGGCAGtgtcaaatttttatttctacTGTTTGATAATATCTATTCTCTTTGATTAACGCTCTAGTATAGTGTAAATCTCTAATAATGAAActaaataataataatctAGAAAGTATAATTCTGGATCTTTCCGAAGATAGTCCAATCAAAAACTGCTGTCACATTGCttagaaaaattgtcaACAACCTGCATCTGTCTTGCTTGTACGattctcattttttctgttaAACTTCTATCAAATTCCAAGCATGTTTTCCAGGCTACAATATTCTGTTTCTccattaatttttcaccgAGCTGCATGTCTGCTCTGTAACGCCGTAATGATGCTTGTAACAACTCTTCCTTGAGTTCATTGCAGTGATTATTGAACATTTGCACATCGAGcttcaaagttttcaaGTCGGTCGATGCATTAAACTCTAAAATTTCTGGAATTTTCAAACTCAAAACGTTAGATGTAATTCCGTACTGTTCCAATGATAGTTCAGACTGTACATGATTACCTTCTCTTTGGATATCACTTGAGGTCTGACTCTGTACCGTCTTAGGTCTCTTAAAAAGATTAATCGAGTCCAATGATTCATTAATCGCATTCATGACAAAAAAGTCCTTCTCTTCCGGTAAGGATTTTGATAACTCTTCTAACGATATGCCGtccttcttccttctttttattcCTTTAGGTTCTCTGATAGATAACTCTTCTATATTAATTGTTTCACTGTAACTTTTCTCGTTTGTTTGACTTTTACGAAGAGATGTATCCTTATTCCCATCGTCTACACTGCTTATatttagtttttcaacaatatcTCTCAAGATGTTCCATCCTTCAGCCGTTTTTGAGGTTGTAGGCATTTCTTTAGTAGGGGAAACCGATCTtctgttttgatttctATTTTGGAATTTGCTTCTTGCGTAATGTCTATATTCATGATTGTAAAAGGGTGATTGCAAATTTGGTTCAGAGGATCCATTAGAAAAAACATTGATTTTGGGCAATTTAAACTGTTTATAttccatttcttcttctgtatcttcttttgacaaatttcttctttccttttttgattcttcatTGTATTTTTGGTATTCCTCAGGGCCACTACACATCGTTGTCTCTGCATGATATCgtacttcttcttcatcatttaaTACTGATTTTTCACGGCATGATGATTCATCATTGCTCGTTTTTTTACCTAAGGTTTCCCATATTTCTTGGAAGGGCGAGCTCGCATTCACTGAACTGGGACTAGTCATCCTTACTTTTGAGGCTCCATTAGTTTCATGGAATAAAGAGTCAGCATCTGGAGTTTCATATTTGTTCTCCTTTTTAAatgaataataatgatttcGCTGATAGCCTTTCAAGTTAAAGGACTTGAATATGGGAACCTTACTCTTAGATGATGTGTTCACTTTCTTACCTACCCCAAAGCCATACGGTTGCTGTTCATAAGGTTTACCTTGCCTGTGATGAATCTCAGATTTAGTGGGCTTCTGATTCGTTTCGTGAGGTTCCTTTactttattcttgaaagtATAACAGTATTTCTTCTGCTGGTAAGTGTATAGGCCtttaattttcaaatcCCGATCATATCGAAGCTTTTGGTCCTTATCAGTCAATATAGAGTGTGCATGTACAACAGCCTTGAAGAGATCCTCACATTTATCAGATTTCGTTTTATCTGGGTGAAGCAACCTAGCCAGCTTCAAATATGATTTATGTACTTCTGAGGACGTGGCATTCGAAGTTAAACCTAGTATTGAGTAGTATGTTGTTCTATCTAAGTGCGGTTCTATTACCTGAGACATAAGAATAGTAATATACAGGCAGCAGAATATGAATAACCGCTTTATCGCAGCCTATATTATGCATTTCAGGACCATTTGCTTCAGACCTCAAAAAGTCAGAAGGCATCGCCTCAAATGTTTTTAAGATGGCCGATTCGGAAATCGAGAAAGCTTCACAATAGCGAACATGGAGAAACAaacaaattggaaaaatggGACGAAAATAGCTAATTTTAGATATGCaaaggaattttttcaaataaataaCATAGTCCTTTACCCTTTGCTCCAAATGTATAATTGATTACTAATaatgtttgaaaaaaattaactCCGAT
Above is a window of Saccharomyces kudriavzevii IFO 1802 strain IFO1802 genome assembly, chromosome: 10 DNA encoding:
- the TPK1 gene encoding cAMP-dependent protein kinase catalytic subunit TPK1 (similar to Saccharomyces cerevisiae TPK1 (YJL164C) and TPK3 (YKL166C); ancestral locus Anc_1.182), with product MSTEEQNEGGQKPLDDRQGEESHTDEGSEKETTATKGENEDKDAENESEETQEKPKHSQVTYYNEEQYKQFISQARVTGGKYSLQDFQILRTLGTGSFGRVHLIRSRHNGRYYAMKVLKKEIVVRLKQVEHTNDERLMLSIVTHPFIIRMWGTFQDSQQIFMIMDYIEGGELFSLLRKSQRFPNPVAKFYAAEVCLALEYLHSKDIIYRDLKPENILLDKNGHIKITDFGFAKYVPDVTYTLCGTPDYIAPEVVSTKPYNKSIDWWSFGILIYEMLAGYTPFYDSNTMKTYEKILNAELRFPPFFNEDVKDLLSRLITRDLSQRLGNLQNGTEDVKNHPWFKEVVWEKLLSRNIETPYEPPIQQGQGDTSQFDKYPEEDINYGIQGEDQYADLFHDF
- the SKDI10G0550 gene encoding uncharacterized protein (similar to Saccharomyces cerevisiae YJL163C; ancestral locus Anc_1.183) yields the protein MTDEDEMTRLMSPDEMDYLLETTGINVLEGIIKQDDNADIDADIDGTAENNGRVSVRYGSPSILSVAKSIEGEHGRRKLFCLYGIVMIICIAESISMTATIPLVMDKVAEGIADEDGHYDAVTVQMIVSSISSSTMMIAGAISIFMAGKWGELSDRIGRVRVFKYMSGIRIIGLLTHVFTLSSKMRYHKWAIILTACIVPSFGGLFALVANGNSYVSDVVKTEHRMVTIGIMMSCIYATMGVGPMLGSFLVKWTHGNGFIPIYTAIVFVTLALIICETLMVEPRHETQLALSQSSYTKRREKLRSQSGSDDTRKYQSITYSKFQIRRLMDLLAPVKKLWLKPDSTGSLVPRQTVILLVVLDILFVCGTTSCMPALVLFSTYEYKWHAVELGYFISILGIGRGIVLLIVSPALLYVLKRIYQHLNHSIDKIDIFCIRFSMIVITLSLFVMIQFGQKSSTSMVVFALLQALSAFCSPTLQSGIIKYTSKNHTGEMFGAMALVRSCVMLIIPPVLLELYGSTVSVNPSLFMYIPFSTSIVAIFLTFFLRIYSHPPLNDS
- the JJJ2 gene encoding Jjj2p (similar to Saccharomyces cerevisiae JJJ2 (YJL162C); ancestral locus Anc_1.185) translates to MSQVIEPHLDRTTYYSILGLTSNATSSEVHKSYLKLARLLHPDKTKSDKCEDLFKAVVHAHSILTDKDQKLRYDRDLKIKGLYTYQQKKYCYTFKNKVKEPHETNQKPTKSEIHHRQGKPYEQQPYGFGVGKKVNTSSKSKVPIFKSFNLKGYQRNHYYSFKKENKYETPDADSLFHETNGASKVRMTSPSSVNASSPFQEIWETLGKKTSNDESSCREKSVLNDEEEVRYHAETTMCSGPEEYQKYNEESKKERRNLSKEDTEEEMEYKQFKLPKINVFSNGSSEPNLQSPFYNHEYRHYARSKFQNRNQNRRSVSPTKEMPTTSKTAEGWNILRDIVEKLNISSVDDGNKDTSLRKSQTNEKSYSETINIEELSIREPKGIKRRKKDGISLEELSKSLPEEKDFFVMNAINESLDSINLFKRPKTVQSQTSSDIQREGNHVQSELSLEQYGITSNVLSLKIPEILEFNASTDLKTLKLDVQMFNNHCNELKEELLQASLRRYRADMQLGEKLMEKQNIVAWKTCLEFDRSLTEKMRIVQARQMQVVDNFSKQCDSSF